A DNA window from Argiope bruennichi chromosome X2, qqArgBrue1.1, whole genome shotgun sequence contains the following coding sequences:
- the LOC129960323 gene encoding uncharacterized protein LOC129960323 translates to MHLIERQLQNAVNKLVTWCDENGHTISPEKSRCLHFCRKRNFHSEPNIYIRSHTIPVVDEIRFLGVVFERKLTFIPHVMYLRRKCERTLNILKVLSKTSWGADRAALIRIYEAVILSRIDYGCMVYGSARPSVLRRLDTIHHSALRICSGAFRTSPIESLYNICYQLPLYLRRKKIAALYYFRAQSLPKHPISELTLLVGLGRIYDVRSSCIPPFSMRMKKRLQDSDFNLTIMSTNVFCFAPWDNPEFSFLNKFSGYDKSTTASVVFQHIFLYHRCQYSSFIPVFTDGSKSDGHVGFGIVFPSATLIYRLHTCSSVFTAELMAIFSALQEISISTYRRFIIYTDSMSALETLSHPDNQMHPVALEILNTLVLLRNKTFNILFCWVPSHSGISGNEVADCAAKAASSFLSQNIPYCDAKKFFLCHLYSTWQANWNEQVDNKLHTIKSFIGLWPVLPVRGLDVKVTRLRIGHTRLTHKHLICGERKLMCPTCSIDFTVKHILIGCPDFKSHLQKAITVTVGDVSSIRKMRSDKGVAHKDLTPIFGGASKSPEIISLHPSEEEDEFEMRCDVTQPPNAVLTPSLAKRLS, encoded by the exons atgcatttaattgaaagacagCTTCAAAATGCAGTCAACAAACTAGTAACATGGTGTGATGAAAACGGGCACACCATCTCTCCAGAGAAAAGTCGGTGCCTCCATTTTTGCAGAAAACGTAATTTTCACTCGGAACCTAATATTTATATTCGTAGCCATACTATTCCAGTTGTTGATGAAATACGTTTTTTGGGGGTCGTATTTGAACGCAAACTCACCTTCATTCCACATGTTATGTACTTGCGAAGGAAATGTGAGAGAACCTTGAACATCTTAAAAGTCCTCTCCAAAACttcttggggagcagatcgagCCGCCCTAATTCGTATTTACGAGGCAGTCATTCTTTCCCGTATAGATTACGGATGCATGGTGTATGGATCCGCACGTCCTAGTGTTTTGCGCAGACTGGATACTATCCATCATTCAGCATTAAGAATCTGCTCTGGTGCCTTTCGAACATCCCCCATAGAAagtttatacaatatttgttATCAACTACCTCTCTACTTAAGGCGTAAAAAAATTGCCGCCTTGTATTACTTCCGAGCGCAGTCTCTCCCGAAGCACCCTATATCTGAATTAACACTTTTAGTTGGTCTTGGGAGAATTTATGATGTTCGTTCCTCTTGCATTCCACCTTTCAGTATGAGAATGAAAAAGCGTTTGCAGGACTCGgactttaatttaacaattatgtCTACAAATGTCTTTTGCTTTGCCCCATGGGATAATccagaattttcctttttaaataaattttctggatATGATAAATCCACAACAGCATCTGTGGTTTTTCAACATATATTTCTctatcatcgctgtcagtattcatCTTTCATCCCAGTTTTtacagatggctcgaaatcagatggacATGTCGGATTTGGCATTGTATTTCCATCTGCTACACTGATCTATCGTTTACATACCTGTTCTTCTGTTTTTACTGCGGAACTAATGGCAATTTTCTCTGCTCTTCAGGAAATTTCGATATCTACTTATCGCAGATTCATtatttatactgacagtatgagtgctttagagacgCTCTCCCATCCCGACAATCAAATGCATCCTGTCGCCTTAGAAATTCTAAATACTTTAGTGCTTCTTCGAAataagacatttaatattttattttgttgggtaCCGAGTCACTCGGGCATTTCTGGGAATGAGGTAGCAGACTGTGCTGCAAAAGCTgcttcttcatttctttcacaaaatattcCTTACTGTGATgcgaagaaattttttctttgtcatcTTTATTCCACTTGGCAGGCAAACTGGAATGAGCAAGTTGACAACAAACTGCATACCATTAAATCTTTCATTGGATTATGGCCTGTACTCCCTGTACGGGGGTTGGATGTTAAAGTGacccgcctccgtataggacatacacgtCTAACTCATAAACATCTCATTTGTGGAGAGAGGAAACTCATGTGTCCTACATGCAGTATAGATTTTACTGTAAAACACATTCTTATTGGATGTCCTGATTTTAAATCCCATT TGCAAAAAGCTATTACAGTAACAGTCGGAGACGTGTCTTCCATTCGAAAAATGCGTTCAG ATAAAGGTGTCGCTCATAAGGACTTAACTCCCATTTTTGGTGGCGCATCAAAAAGTCCCGAAATCATCTCACTCCATCCATCTGAGGAGGaggatgaatttgaaatgaggTGCGATGTCACGCAACCTCCGAACGCTGTTCTCACCCCTTCCCTTGCAAAAAGACTTTCTTAA